One part of the Anopheles merus strain MAF chromosome 3L, AmerM5.1, whole genome shotgun sequence genome encodes these proteins:
- the LOC121599643 gene encoding uncharacterized protein LOC121599643 — MCTLATSVATPGLGAGRMGLNAIQPRQGSTESAGSGDSDSGGGGGDTFGSPVSTAAAAAAALQWYYLANLDAHSSESLQSSKLFSPPYWTGPESFATSTLSSDAYAQDRRDECDSPLLAEELAELCDQFDELGLLEITSRVRPTHLEVEHHAGYGRAFLTGAVKEFAGYGRSVSPTTLVHHHHPHHHHHQHHHHHQHHHHAKQQHHELPLTRPQQALHLHAPLPLTSNHYHQPTYGGHQPLPLHAGGIEQQHLQNANLKYSKVPPANYLCHLCFKKGHYIRDCPQARPKAEGKTPYQGKKRCFGEYKCPKCKRKWMSGNSWANHGQECIKCHINVYPHKQRPLEKPDGLDVSDQSKVHPQMLCEKCKTLGYYCRRIQ; from the exons ATGTGCACACTAGCGACTTCTGTGGCGACTCCGGGTCTTGGAGCGGGACGGATGGGGCTGAACGCGATTCAACCGCGGCAGGGCAGTACGGAAAGTGCGGGAAGCGGAGACTCGGACAgtgggggaggagggggagaCACATTTGGATCACCGGTGTCGACAgctgcggcggcggccgccgccctCCAGTGGTACTATCTGGCGAATCTGGACGCACATTCGAGCGAGTCTTTGCAG AGCTCGAAACTGTTCTCGCCACCTTACTGGACCGGGCCCGAATCGTTCGCAACGTCGACACTGTCCAGCGATGCGTACGCCCAAGATCGTCGGGACGAGTGTGACTCACCGCTGCTTGCCGAAGAGCTGGCCGAACTATGCGACCAGTTCGACGAGCTAGGGCTGCTCGAGATAACTTCCAGAGTGCGTCCTACCCATCTGGAAGTGGAACATCATGCTGGATATGGTCGAGCGTTTCTCACCGGGGCGGTTAAAGAGTTCGCTGGCTATGGAAGAAGTGTCTCACCGACGACGTTAgttcatcaccatcatccccaccaccatcatcatcaacatcatcaccatcaccaacaccatcatcatgcaaagcagcagcatcacgagTTGCCATTGACAAGACCCCAGCAAGCCTTGCATCTTCATGCACCTCTGCCGCTGACGAGTAACCATTATCATCAACCCACGTACGGAGGACATCAGCCGTTGCCACTGCACGCCGGAGGTATCGAGCAGCAACACTTGCAGAACGCGAACCTGAAGTATAGCAAAGTGCCGCCGGCCAACTATCTTTGCCATCTGTGCTTCAAGAAGGGTCACTACATTCGAGACTGTCCTCAG GCTCGCCCGAAAGCGGAAGGCAAAACACCGTACCAGGGCAAGAAGCGCTGCTTCGGTGAGTACAAGTGTCCGAAGTGCAAGCGAAAGTGGATGTCGGGCAATTCGTGGGCCAACCATGGTCAGGAGTGCATCAAGTGCCACATCAATGTCTATCCACACAAACAG CGCCCGCTGGAGAAACCGGACGGACTGGATGTGTCGGATCAATCGAAAGTTCATCCGCAGAtgctgtgcgaaaagtgcaaGACGTTGGGTTACTACTGTCGAAGAATCCAGTAG
- the LOC121598300 gene encoding uncharacterized protein LOC121598300 — protein MTTTPVKRKIKPNGVECPVQKKKPKPTNEATGENHAVKKQKKPKQNGTPGGESSAEAAGGAKNPGRRMVAGGKRAGMKPRGRLVSQVFRKRNHIGKPNGGYVNPNSKEKLSTKVAENFRKELTTGTMAMTAIRNFLREVYENRELLGYYLRCGGTLVPLMEVLSSCEKEKLTDIADVLHLIQLVMLQCLDYDETHAKYAVKCVRSIMTNYQPVVCSLLQDQGEHAMASKASALRLLRAILLVDATTHWRDVLRMVDTCCAKMTIAEYRETVAKQEGYIGNSVRSAFIEFNLAFLIDTPTQLVRFWLARPSLVYPLAMNLVFDSAENVILVMSTLKKYVLDNPDMDKYMYRTAFTTDILKAFVKAYEWVGPEKQITLEGAKQRVLSAVETFVLPLLTSRRYFLVPKSIELDRASPRYRQLLQDLKHTQLNEHQRRLVLGMLEMCPEVLPATLDMYGGMLKLNSEEVRTMLQSMLTLHKPDELVAKLDETVSAKTLATFVVQTTLPRSMLEHINAALDTRKENIPLYFELLSIMVSRCEQYLQAIERRPLLDQFGRKRVKVEAINKIVAMFPSIDRIMGAMATVRDDRTMKRQEHTLEKAMDILLVCIRSFRAYIEASSFITTFRDILQPAYKNPVVERYFLNYEFKAIKVVIALEPQSVSFNSALFPSALTLLVKAYLRGDEATRLDATEQLLTLFRNTALFGNRGTEIEFWFQAMADVPQEQVPELVTYLAKEAGKAASQIGHKAKTAQEVDHKLIDDAFVVSAQKQQTELDALFARVEQETDETETMAGSDAALLDAQVELPVADNLFTHMFDRATSRPQKFQKYFEAVVLRYLHYLPHPEIVVRAVKDLKDGCITGTVVKYAESWVKGSECMLPQKNALPMSQLNAALVTKKQFSFNPAHWKRNKRHVRDELLNLLHQTLFYLCRYIASRTLTPERVQQISNHCKMLLKHLLEPNVLSGRDVGELLEGIFLQRPIIFEHFTIIRHEDGSLRRHVSELVYELMQLLCELPHFASYTELYSNKIVAELMQVSTVESATQLDDEMAQKLQTIFKLSERHCGTLLRHYAQLPADVFVAGGNQRTYHYQQLCLTLQQLIVRNRCRQDNFLPEETVRGLVRVYMECGQAEGTGEAIELEELEQALHGYFSLFPHSIAFVPPELMGVFFDNGRRINKSLVKLATFLLGRGAQFREPFLELIGPNTSKKELMYPLLNVAFRQGILTDAIVEEKEGKTLLGQIYATFKGQILKMLEKPNKAAVIYRENPIASQQLVRLCMPRNECVDFARKKLRIEAVESFQLRVLMEIYEVALKAAVEGGNANTLQTIYCNGFAVLLQCFEALFRSVSSAHYLLQQEAQLQRLNELVLAAYRWTTQATRYHDALGKVSYESVTKVGQWTTFCKNCLKFGIETVRLGENDRRFDERLHVLLKLMALLVQQFYADGQKEQTEIEKYYDWALSHSNFLRVLLMQHQYKPKTSLVQLLYALACKNPTVVSAKHVPLLLGAYGATLTDANRYLLALLQQYERSGVQMHEFRPFLWGETAIKHFSLESRATAQGEEGEGSAAAKPHHSFRTNISEVFSLLMEDKIINLIENFPVWRKLDACSQLPETNFDELVAQSDPEKRGLLVDYQPTSPVERFVERTRRTYGKKAYHPHGELMELHAPNTELNAVTYDPAFLLPMVNYIYSSEQADMLRKGVRAGILTLPFLCLASNDEQMRLAAGSVLLRLRSHLELTKRLTDTKTWLHLLAIVQRRFIEMYATAASYNEDVHKHGHVPRAPFLSMLFIAETVKLLPNVLSKLHGPMVQYLIHQDVYNFRMVPNFLQLFNSNDVENDVHRMFMVRTLQQGLKTHRDFAVLRASPILHVMMAFHGSALSNRELNMAILGLLNAIAKIPKSCQFLVDSLGFVGWLSERIDVIESFEFDTIEAFLGLLSDCWYSMQVMACTHRVVPSQQHHPPRSTVFFQRGILILVLKFVPLLSPRSSSATLTRFLNLLEKTTSPRHGYHHLMTLVSVDVMEQLLQYFEELFAEHMWCVRYVRQCGTFAIDDDVTMGRTLQGAGVDQTTILVLLGLRRFVVSWCQFQQDESGIAVRHELEEVDVAMEAVSEENGEGEKEEEQEDGDNEEEET, from the exons ATGACGACAACTCCGGTAAAGCGTAAGATAAAACCGAACGGTGTTGAGTGTCCAGTGCAGAAGAAGAAACCGAAACCGACCAATGAAGCGACCGGAGAGAACCACGCGGTCAAGAAACAGAAGAAACCCAAGCAAAACGGAACGCCGGGCGGTGAGTCGTCGGCGGAAGCTGCCGGTGGCGCGAAGAACCCGGGCCGAAGAATGGTGGCAGGAGGAAAGCGTGCGGGGATGAAACCGAGGGGTCGGCTTGTGTCGCAGGTGTTTAGGAAACGGAATCACATCGGGAAACCGAACGGCGGGTATGTGAATCCGAACAGCAAGGAGAAATTGAGTACCAAAGTGGCAGAAAACTTCCGCAAGGAGTTGACTACCGGAACGATGGCAATGACTG CCATTCGAAACTTTCTGCGGGAGGTGTACGAGAACCGGGAGTTACTTGGGTACTACCTTCGGTGTGGTGGAACGTTGGTGCCGCTGATGGAGGTTCTGTCCTCCTGCGAGAAGGAAAAGCTGACCGACATTGCCGACGTGCTGCACCTGATCCAGCTGGTGATGCTCCAGTGCTTGGATTACGATGAAACGCACGCCAAATACGCCGTCAAGTGTGTCCGATCGATCATGACCAACTACCAACCGGTTGTGTGCAGTCTGTTGCAGGACCAGGGTGAGCATGCGATGGCCAGCAAGGCTTCGGCATTGCGACTCCTCAGGGCGATCCTACTGGTCGACGCAACGACACACTGGCGCGATGTGCTACGGATGGTGGACACGTGCTGCGCGAAGATGACGATAGCGGAGTACCGGGAGACGGTCGCCAAGCAGGAGGGCTACATCGGCAACTCGGTCCGGTCGGCCTTCATCGAGTTTAATCTGGCGTTTCTCATCGATACGCCGACGCAGCTGGTGCGCTTTTGGCTGGCCCGTCCGTCCCTCGTGTATCCGCTGGCTATGAACCTCGTGTTTGACAGCGCGGAAAACGTGATTCTGGTGATGAGCACACTGAAGAAGTACGTTCTCGATAACCCCGACATGGACAAGTACATGTACCGGACGGCCTTCACGACGGACATCCTCAAGGCGTTCGTCAAAGCGTACGAGTGGGTCGGTCCCGAGAAGCAGATCACTCTGGAAGGGGCCAAGCAGCGTGTGCTGAGTGCGGTCGAAACGTTCGTGCTGCCGCTGCTTACCTCTCGGCGGTACTTTTTGGTGCCCAAGTCGATCGAGCTGGACCGGGCCAGCCCTCGGTACCGGCAGCTACTGCAGGACCTGAAGCACACCCAGCTGAACGAACATCAGCGCCGGCTCGTGCTCGGTATGCTCGAGATGTGTCCCGAGGTGCTGCCAGCAACGCTGGACATGTACGGCGGCATGCTAAAGCTAAACTCGGAAGAAGTCCGCACAATGCTGCAGAGCATGCTGACGCTGCACAAACCCGACGAGCTGGTCGCGAAACTGGACGAAACCGTTTCGGCTAAAACGCTTGCAACGTTCGTCGTGCAGACCACACTGCCACGCTCGATGCTCGAGCACATTAATGCGGCCCTGGACACGCGCAAGGAGAACATCCCGCTCTACTTCGAACTTCTCTCCATCATGGTGTCGCGCTGCGAGCAATACCTGCAGGCGATCGAGCGCCGCCCGCTGCTGGACCAGTTCGGCCGCAAAAGGGTGAAGGTGGAAGCGATCAACAAGATTGTCGCCATGTTCCCGAGCATCGATCGAATTATGGGCGCGATGGCCACGGTACGCGACGACCGCACGATGAAGCGCCAGGAGCACACGCTCGAGAAGGCGATGGACATCCTGCTGGTGTGCATCCGCTCCTTCCGGGCGTACATCGAGGCGTCCTCGTTCATTACCACCTTCCGGGACATTCTGCAGCCGGCGTACAAGAACCCCGTGGTCGAGCGGTACTTCCTGAATTATGAGTTCAAAGCGATCAAGGTGGTGATTGCGCTGGAACCACAAAGTGTATCGTTCAACTCCGCCCTTTTCCCCTCCGCTCTGACGCTGCTGGTGAAGGCATATCTGCGCGGTGACGAAGCGACGCGCCTTGATGCCACCGAACAGCTGCTGACGCTGTTCCGCAACACGGCCCTGTTCGGTAATCGCGGCACGGAGATAGAATTCTGGTTCCAGGCAATGGCCGACGTGCCGCAGGAGCAGGTGCCCGAGCTGGTAACCTATCTGGCGAAGGAAGCGGGCAAAGCGGCCTCTCAAATCGGCCACAAAGCGAAAACAGCGCAGGAAGTCGATCACAAACTGATTGACGATGCGTTTGTGGTGAGCGCACAGAAGCAGCAGACCGAGCTGGATGCTTTGTTCGCGCGAGTGGAGCAGGAAACGGACGAAACGGAGACGATGGCCGGTTCGGATGCGGCACTGCTTGACGCGCAGGTAGAGCTGCCCGTGGCGGACAATTTGTTTACGCACATGTTCGACCGTGCGACCAGTCGGCCGCAAAAGTTTCAAAAGTACTTCGAAGCCGTCGTGTTGCGCTATCTCCACTACCTGCCCCATCCCGAGATTGTGGTTCGTGCGGTGAAAGACCTGAAAGACGGCTGCATAACGGGCACGGTGGTCAAGTATGCGGAGAGCTGGGTGAAGGGGAGCGAGTGTATGCTGCCGCAAAAGAATGCTCTTCCAATGAGCCAGCTCAATGCAGCGCTGGTGACGAAAAAGCAGTTTTCCTTCAACCCGGCCCACTGGAAACGCAACAAGCGACACGTGCGCGATGAGCTGCTGAATCTGCTCCATCAAACCCTGTTCTATCTCTGCCGTTATATTGCATCGCGCACGCTTACACCCGAACGCGTGCAACAAATCAGCAATCACTGTAAAATGCTGCTGAAACATCTCCTCGAGCCGAACGTGCTGTCCGGCCGGGACGTTGGCGAGCTGCTGGAGGGCATCTTTCTGCAGCGGCCGATCATCTTCGAGCACTTTACCATCATCCGGCACGAGGATGGTTCGCTGCGCCGGCACGTGTCCGAGCTCGTGTACGAGCTGATGCAGCTGCTGTGCGAACTGCCGCACTTTGCGAGCTACACCGAGCTGTACTCGAACAAGATCGTGGCGGAGCTGATGCAGGTGTCGACGGTGGAATCGGCGACGCAGCTCGACGATGAAATGGCGCAAAAGCTGCAGACCATCTTCAAGCTTAGTGAGCGCCATTGCGGTACGCTGCTGCGCCACTATGCGCAACTGCCGGCGGATGTGTTCGTGGCCGGTGGCAATCAACGCACCTACCACTACCAGCAGCTGTGCCTTACGCTGCAGCAGCTGATCGTGCGAAACCGCTGCCGGCAGGACAATTTCCTTCCGGAGGAAACCGTCCGTGGGCTGGTGCGTGTGTACATGGAGTGTGGCCAGGCGGAAGGCACCGGTGAAGCGATCGAGCTGGAAGAGCTGGAGCAAGCACTGCACGGTTATTTCAGCTTGTTCCCGCACAGCATAGCATTCGTGCCGCCCGAGCTGATGGGTGTGTTCTTCGACAATGGGCGGCGTATCAACAAATCGCTCGTAAAGCTCGCAACGTTCCTGCTGGGGCGTGGTGCCCAGTTTCGTGAACCCTTCCTGGAGCTGATCGGGCCAAACACATCGAAAAAAGAGCTCATGTATCCGCTGCTCAATGTTGCCTTCCGGCAGGGCATCCTTACCGATGCAATCGTTGAGGAGAAGGAGGGCAAAACGCTGCTCGGACAGATTTACGCCACGTTCAAGGGGCAGATCCTGAAGATGCTGGAAAAGCCGAACAAGGCGGCCGTTATTTATCGCGAAAACCCAATCGCAAGTCAGCAGCTCGTGCGGCTGTGCATGCCCCGCAACGAGTGTGTCGATTTCGCGCGTAAAAAGCTACGCATCGAGGCGGTCGAATCGTTCCAGCTGCGCGTGCTGATGGAGATCTACGAGGTGGCGCTGAAGGCGGCAGTTGAGGGAGGCAATGCCAACACGCTGCAAACCATCTACTGCAACGGGTTCGCTGTGCTGTTGCAGTGCTTTGAGGCACTGTTCCGTTCGGTTTCGTCCGCGCACTATCTGCTGCAGCAGGAGGCGCAGCTGCAGCGGCTGAACGAACTTGTGCTCGCTGCGTACCGCTGGACAACGCAGGCGACACGCTACCACGATGCGCTTGGGAAGGTTTCCTACGAGTCCGTCACGAAGGTTGGTCAGTGGACGACGTTTTGCAAGAATTGTCTCAAGTTTGGAATCGAAACGGTGCGGCTGGGTGAGAACGATCGTCGATTTGACGAGCGGCTGCACGTGCTGCTGAAGCTGATGGcgctgctggtgcagcagtTCTACGCCGATGGGCAGAAAGAGCAGACGGAGATCGAAAAGTACTACGACTGGGCACTGTCCCACTCGAACTTTCTGCGCGTGCTGCTAATGCAGCACCAGTACAAGCCGAAAACGTCGCTCGTGCAGCTGCTGTACGCGCTGGCGTGCAAAAATCCGACCGTCGTAAGCGCGAAGCACGTGCCACTGCTGCTCGGTGCGTATGGGGCCACGCTGACGGATGCGAATCGCTAcctgctggcgctgctgcagcagtaCGAACGATCGGGCGTCCAGATGCACGAGTTCCGTCCGTTCCTGTGGGGCGAAACGGCCATTAAACATTTTTCGCTCGAATCGCGCGCAACGGCGCAGGGAGAGGAAGGAGAAGGTAGTGCAGCGGCGAAGCCACACCACTCCTTCCGCACGAACATTAGCGAGGTGTTTTCGTTGCTGATGGAGGACAAAATTATCAACCTGATCGAGAACTTCCCCGTTTGGCGCAAGTTGGACGCGTGCTCCCAGCTGCCCGAGACCAACTTTGACGAGTTGGTGGCACAATCGGACCCAGAAAAGCGGGGCCTGCTGGTGGACTATCAACCGACGTCCCCGGTCGAGCGGTTTGTGGAGCGGACGCGCCGAACTTACGGCAAAAAGGCGTACCATCCGCACGGTGAGCTGATGGAACTGCACGCACCGAATACGGAACTGAACGCGGTCACGTACGACCCGGCCTTCCTGCTGCCGATGGTGAACTACATCTACTCGTCCGAACAAGCCGACATGCTGCGGAAGGGCGTTCGAGCCGGTATTTTAACCCTGCCCTTCCTGTGCCTTGCCAGCAACGACGAGCAGATGCGCCTGGCCGCTGGCAGTGTGCTGTTGCGCCTTCGCAGCCACCTGGAGCTAACGAAGCGTCTGACCGACACCAAGACGTGGCTCCATCTGCTCGCCATCGTGCAGCGCCGGTTCATCGAGATGTACGCGACCGCGGCCAGCTACAACGAGGACGTCCACAAGCACGGGCACGTGCCGCGCGCGCCCTTCCTGTCGATGCTGTTCATCGCCGAAACGGTCAAGCTGCTGCCGAACGTGCTTAGCAAGCTGCACGGCCCGATGGTACAGTACCTCATCCACCAGGACGTGTACAACTTCCGCATGGTGCCGAACTTTCTGCAGCTGTTCAACAGCAACGACGTCGAGAACGATGTGCACCGCATGTTTATGGTGCGCACGCTGCAGCAGGGCTTGAAGACACATCGCGACTTTGCGGTGCTGCGCGCCTCCCCCATCCTGCACGTGATGATGGCTTTCCACGGGTCCGCGCTGTCCAATCGCGAGCTGAACATGGCCATCCTGGGGCTGTTGAACGCCATCGCCAAGATACCGAAGTCGTGCCAATTCCTGGTGGATTCGCTCGGGTTCGTCGGGTGGCTGAGCGAGCGGATCGACGTGATCGAGAGCTTCGAGTTCGATACTATTGAAGCGTTTCTGGGGCTGCTGAGCGACTGCTGGTACTCGATGCAGGTGATGGCCTGCACGCACCGGGTCGTCCCCTCCCAGCAGCACCATCCGCCCCGCTCGACGGTGTTCTTTCAGCGCGGTATACTGATCCTGGTGCTGAAGTTTGTGCCGCTACTGTCGCCCCGTAGCTCGAGCGCCACGCTGACGCGGTTCTTGAATCTGCTGGAAAAGACGACTTCTCCACGCCACGGCTACCATCATCTGATGACGCTCGTTAGCGTCGACGTGATGGAGCAGTTGTTGCAGTACTTCGAGGAGCTGTTTGCGGAGCACATGTGGTGCGTGCGGTATGTGAGGCAGTGCGGGACGTTTGCGATCGACGATGACGTCACGATGGGCAGGACGCTGCAGGGTGCCGGGGTGGATCAGACCACCATACTGGTGCTGCTCGGGCTGAGGCGGTTTGTGGTGAGCTGGTGCCAGTTCCAGCAGGACGAGTCGGGCATTGCGGTAAGACACGAGCTGGAAGAGGTGGACGTAGCGATGGAAGCAGTCAGTGAGGAAAATGGTGAAGGGGaaaaggaggaggagcaggaggatgGAGACAATGAAGAAGAGGAAACTTAA
- the LOC121598485 gene encoding myosin-4-like yields MAENQSTKKEDPYWRRLVLRWVKCAELNPGQDCIALARCYDTFRSKVKGSYELREGTVVEFLREKFPHFELKLNRDNEIPDSDYVYVFSLMLYFSCVAHSIPYFQNIGLAFEEPFQYSIKAFLNSFVPENERKIVINRSFLDKAFLNAKRSVNVLRDQSSCGNIMNIHSQSKGDKLAQSKPCGGNQETVERNPSPTKANGLTALEWKVKNLSNQLDATRVENSNQEKQIEQLLRNVQELQRDRKRAQAKIAALQQKEQPCKCANSTAEHAHRINRVTEQLQKQLESKSNCIELLQDEIAKSKDSASKELERCKAVKKQCASLKEDNQLLHMTVEALQEELALKDGINQHLTEAVADLRRFIRENRIHGAGGMDSFESSCEFSEKSFRLATPDESMCSDSQNLAATVVDIKLKEKELENEALQKKVQELEDTLKELYKAQADKQVQEAVVNEKLAELRKSLTEVETSRSTLADSLEREKARSEELTRQTEEWKGQQKRGTAELERLSALYEKKQCQYEQSQLDCDKLWVKLYKARSLLEENEKQWTQERTSLGKLFEDSMHVLEVKLHKAKVECQNQTEEMADRMKKQQEEITAKLESDKDGLRLKLEDYQKHIEELETQCTTLEKDLKESLKENQLMQNKLKTAKEVSRARKSTIAQSTQTNMGSKLNLNSDKLFNNIEPEKNTNKRSVSSEPAALIYNVSKSQDTSEKCTTKATKRAQQPVDDSTKKISGRVGGRKDHQRKVLFDSNRNLMNSPPCQQDTVGVKIETIQRMNSNQESFSKPIVMPQRRSVDKLELVRAIAPINTTPKPTLTTISTTTTTLTSTASTADPATSPVVRDYRFSQPYGNNRYNILRMQVQSRTKRRQLCDQTRRLGAKGRSNSLSTSIGSPGAVLSPHGDFSNDPESCSDMTLYLSFTNEPDYDDRQEERARSPNTSLFLILIAYVGMLAQIFFFFGGLAIRSKRLNSGRT; encoded by the exons ATGGCTGAAAATCAATCCACAAAAAAGGAGGACCCTTACTGGCGGCGGCTAGTGCTGAGATGG GTAAAGTGTGCAGAGCTGAACCCTGGTCAGGATTGCATTGCGTTGGCTCGGTGCTACGACACCTTCCGCAGCAAAGTCAAGGGATCGTACGAGCTGCGGGAAGGCACTGTCGTTGAATTTCTACGTGAAAAGTTTCCACACTTTGAGCTGAAGCTGAACAGGGACAATGAGATCCCCGACAGTGACTATGTTTACGTGTTTTCGCTGATGCTTTACTTTTCCTGCGTAGCACATTCCATTCCGTACTTCCAAAACATTGGTCTAGCATTTGAAGAACCATTCCAGTACAGCATAAAAGCATTTCTGAACTCCTTCGTTCCTGAGAATGAAAGGAAAATCGTCATCAATCGATCGTTTCTGGATAAAGCGTTTCTGAACGCGAAACGATCGGTGAATGTTTTACGCGATCAAAGCTCCTGTGGCAACATAATGAACATCCACAGCCAAAGCAAGGGAGACAAACTGGCACAAAGTAAGCCGTGCGGTGGTAACCAAGAGACCGTCGAGAGAAACCCATCCCCAACCAAAGCGAACGGGCTGACGGCACTGGAATGGAAGGTGAAGAATCTAAGCAACCAGCTGGACGCTACCCGGGTGGAAAACAGTAACCAGGAAAAGCAAATCGAGCAGCTGCTGCGCAATGTGCAGGAGCTGCAGCGGGACAGGAAGCGCGCCCAGGCCAAAATCGCCGCACTGCAGCAGAAGGAACAACCGTGCAAGTGTGCGAACAGCACGGCGGAACACGCGCATCGCATCAACCGAGTGACGGAACAGCTGCAGAAGCAGCTCGAATCGAAGAGCAACTGCATCGAGCTGCTGCAGGACGAGATCGCCAAGTCGAAGGACTCGGCCAGCAAGGAGCTGGAGCGCTGCAAGGCAGTGAAAAAACAGTGCGCCTCGCTGAAGGAAGACAACCAGCTGCTGCACATGACGGTGGAAGCGCTGCAGGAGGAGCTAGCGCTGAAGGACGGCATCAACCAGCACCTGACGGAAGCGGTGGCCGATTTGCGACGTTTCATTCGTGAAAATCGTATCCACGGTGCTGGCGGGATGGATTCCTTCGAGAGTTCTTGTGAGTTTTCCGAAAAGTCCTTCCGGCTCGCTACACCGGACGAGAGTATGTGTAGCGATTCTCAGAACCTCGCCGCAACGGTGGTCGATATCAAGCTGAAGGAGAAAGAGCTCGAGAATGAGGCACTCCAGAAGAAGGTACAGGAGTTGGAGGATACGTTGAAAGAACTATATAAAGCACAGGCCGACAAACAGGTCCAGGAGGCGGTAGTAAATGAGAAGCTCGCGGAACTTCGTAAATCGTTGACAGAGGTGGAAACATCGCGCTCGACACTCGCCGACAGTCTCGAGCGGGAAAAGGCCCGATCGGAGGAGCTAACCCGCCAGACGGAAGAGTGGAAAGGCCAGCAAAAGCGTGGAACGGCGGAGCTGGAGCGACTGAGCGCGCTGTACGAAAAGAAGCAGTGTCAGTACGAGCAGAGTCAGCTCGACTGTGATAAGCTGTGGGTTAAGCTGTACAAGGCTCGGTCGTTGCTGGaggaaaacgaaaaacagTGGACCCAGGAACGGACGAGTCTGGGGAAGCTGTTCGAAGATTCGATGCATGTGTTGGAGGTGAAGCTTCACAAAGCGAAGGTTGAGTGTCAGAACCAAACGGAAGAGATGGCAGATAGGATG AAAAAGCAACAAGAAGAAATTACAGCAAAATTAGAATCAGACAAGGACGGACTGCGGTTGAAACTTGAGGACTATCAAAAACAT ATTGAAGAATTGGAAACACAATGCACTACGTTGGAGAAGGACCTGAAAGAGAGTTTGAAGGAGAATCAATTGATGCAGAACAAACTAAAAACAGCAAAGGAAGTATCCCGTGCTCGAAAATCGACGATTGCGCAATCTACCCAAACCAACATGG GTTCCAAACTCAACTTAAACAGTGACAAACTGTTCAATAACATTGAGCCGGAAAAGAACACCAATAAACGCTCTGTATCTTCTGAACCTGCGGCGCTCATTTACAATGTTTCTAAGTCACAAGACACAAGCGAG AAATGCACCACCAAAGCAACAAAACGTGCACAACAACCGGTAGATGACTCTACTAAGAAGATCTCGGGACGTGTTGGAGGTCGTAAAGACCATCAGCGCAAGGTGTTGTTCGATTCCAATAGGAATCTCATGAACAGTCCTCCGTGTCAACAGGATACAGTTGGAGTAAAGATTGAAACTATCCAACGGATGAATTCCAATCAGGAATCCTTTTCAAAACCGATCGTGATGCCCCAAAGGAGATCAGTCGATAAGCTGGAGCTGGTTCGCGCAATTGCACCCATCAACACTACACCAAAACCAACACTAACAACTattagcacaacaaccacaacttTGACCAGTACCGCCAGTACCGCTGATCCCGCGACTTCACCCGTCGTTAGGGACTACCGATTCAGCCAGCCGTATGGCAACAATCGGTACAACATTCTGCGCATGCAGGTGCAAAGCCGCACCAAACGGCGCCAGCTGTGCGACCAGACACGACGTCTTGGCGCCAAAGGTAGATCTAATTCCCTTTCGACGTCGATCGGGTCACCTGGGGCCGTACTGTCACCTCACGGGGATTTCAGTAACGACCCAGAGAGTTGCAGTGATATGACGCTGTATCTCAGCTTTACCAACGAACCGGACTATGACGATCGGCAGGAAGAGCGTGCACGATCGCCCAACACATCACTGTTTCTCATACTGATCGCTTACGTTGGCATGCTGGCACagatatttttcttcttcggcgGGCTTGCCATCCGGTCGAAACGGTTGAACAGTGGTCGGACTTAA